A stretch of the Salminus brasiliensis chromosome 19, fSalBra1.hap2, whole genome shotgun sequence genome encodes the following:
- the rad9a gene encoding cell cycle checkpoint control protein RAD9A isoform X2, with product MLTNCSCVLQLSLRAVNSSRSAFACFLLSPLFFQRYQASSDQGFRCKMPIKSMQAVFRSLSSLERSVEKCRIELNSEKSRLTVTLHCKHGLLKTHNLSFQDCESLQAVFDKDSCANVLRAQPRLWVDTVLHFPPSLEEVNVTVNGERVWLRNHLEDDADPSRAMMTEMCLSSEEFDHFAVKSESSITFCLKELRGLLVFAESSGLPVSMHFDEPGSPVILSVSDSVLEANCVLATLSEDAHQRNHNNNNKAGRHEARPAEDDFMSDDMDSYLIAMETSDLPGPSHEPVPPAPPCTSNHRARLPSEEEEEEYHEEEEPLNQPPNKKFCSLFFGSVLPASSQLTNQTIQSQEVLASDSEDEKQEE from the exons ATGCTTACGAATTGCTCTTGTGTTCTGCAGCTAAGTCTGCGAGCAGTGAACTCATCCAGGTCAGCCTTTGCCTGCTTCCTGCTTAGTCCGCTCTTCTTCCAGCGATATCAGGCCTCTTCTGATCAAGGCTTCCGCTGCAAAATGCCCATAAAG AGCATGCAGGCAGTGTTTAGATCACTGTCTTCATTGGAGCGCTCTGTGGAGAAGTGTCGTATTGAATTAAACAGTGAGAAGAGTCGTCTGACCGTCACTCTACACTGTAAACACG GGCTTTTAAAGACACACAACCTGTCCTTTCAGGACTGTGAGAGCTTACAAGCAGTGTTTGACAAGGACAGCTGTGCTAACGTGCTTCGAGCCCAGCCCAG GTTGTGGGTGGACACAGTTCTACACTTTCCTCCATCGCTGGAAGAAGTTAACGTGACGGTGAATGGAGAACGAGTGTGGCTCAGGAATCACTTGGAGGATGATGCAG ACCCATCACGAGCAATGATGACTGAGATGTGTTTAAGTTCAGAAGAGTTTGATCACTTTGCTGTCAAGTCTGAGAGCAGCATCACATTTTGCCTCAAGGAGCTCAGG ggtttgctgGTATTTGCTGAGTCGTCTGGACTTCCTGTCTCAATGCACTTTGATGAGCCTGGCAG CCCTGTTATCTTGAGTGTATCGGACAGTGTTCTGGAGGCTAACTGTGTGCTTGCCACTCTGTCTGAGGACGCACATCAACGCaaccataacaacaacaacaaagctgGGAG gcATGAGGCTCGACCTGCAGAGGACGACTTCATGAGTGATGATATGGACTCCTATCTCATTGCCATGGAGACCAGTGATCTTCCAGGGCCTTCCCATGAGCCTGTCCCTCCCGCCCCGCCTTGTACCAGCAATCACAGGGCACGATTGcccagtgaggaggaggaggaagaatatcatgaggaggaggagccacTAAACCAACCGCCcaataaaaaa TTCTGCTCGCTTTTCTTTGGCTCTGTGCTGCCAGCATCCTCTCAGCTGACCAATCAGACGATACAGAGCCAGGAAGTGCTCGCCAGCGACAGTGAGGATGAGAAACAGGAGGAGTGA
- the rad9a gene encoding cell cycle checkpoint control protein RAD9A isoform X1, which yields MDCVTTGGNVKVLAKAIHSLSRIGEELYLEPVEDGLSLRAVNSSRSAFACFLLSPLFFQRYQASSDQGFRCKMPIKSMQAVFRSLSSLERSVEKCRIELNSEKSRLTVTLHCKHGLLKTHNLSFQDCESLQAVFDKDSCANVLRAQPRLWVDTVLHFPPSLEEVNVTVNGERVWLRNHLEDDADPSRAMMTEMCLSSEEFDHFAVKSESSITFCLKELRGLLVFAESSGLPVSMHFDEPGSPVILSVSDSVLEANCVLATLSEDAHQRNHNNNNKAGRHEARPAEDDFMSDDMDSYLIAMETSDLPGPSHEPVPPAPPCTSNHRARLPSEEEEEEYHEEEEPLNQPPNKKFCSLFFGSVLPASSQLTNQTIQSQEVLASDSEDEKQEE from the exons ATGGACTGCGTTACAACAGGAGGGAACGTGAAAG TTCTGGCAAAAGCGATACACTCCCTTTCAAGGATTGGAGAGGAACTGTACTTGGAGCCTGTTGAAGATGGG CTAAGTCTGCGAGCAGTGAACTCATCCAGGTCAGCCTTTGCCTGCTTCCTGCTTAGTCCGCTCTTCTTCCAGCGATATCAGGCCTCTTCTGATCAAGGCTTCCGCTGCAAAATGCCCATAAAG AGCATGCAGGCAGTGTTTAGATCACTGTCTTCATTGGAGCGCTCTGTGGAGAAGTGTCGTATTGAATTAAACAGTGAGAAGAGTCGTCTGACCGTCACTCTACACTGTAAACACG GGCTTTTAAAGACACACAACCTGTCCTTTCAGGACTGTGAGAGCTTACAAGCAGTGTTTGACAAGGACAGCTGTGCTAACGTGCTTCGAGCCCAGCCCAG GTTGTGGGTGGACACAGTTCTACACTTTCCTCCATCGCTGGAAGAAGTTAACGTGACGGTGAATGGAGAACGAGTGTGGCTCAGGAATCACTTGGAGGATGATGCAG ACCCATCACGAGCAATGATGACTGAGATGTGTTTAAGTTCAGAAGAGTTTGATCACTTTGCTGTCAAGTCTGAGAGCAGCATCACATTTTGCCTCAAGGAGCTCAGG ggtttgctgGTATTTGCTGAGTCGTCTGGACTTCCTGTCTCAATGCACTTTGATGAGCCTGGCAG CCCTGTTATCTTGAGTGTATCGGACAGTGTTCTGGAGGCTAACTGTGTGCTTGCCACTCTGTCTGAGGACGCACATCAACGCaaccataacaacaacaacaaagctgGGAG gcATGAGGCTCGACCTGCAGAGGACGACTTCATGAGTGATGATATGGACTCCTATCTCATTGCCATGGAGACCAGTGATCTTCCAGGGCCTTCCCATGAGCCTGTCCCTCCCGCCCCGCCTTGTACCAGCAATCACAGGGCACGATTGcccagtgaggaggaggaggaagaatatcatgaggaggaggagccacTAAACCAACCGCCcaataaaaaa TTCTGCTCGCTTTTCTTTGGCTCTGTGCTGCCAGCATCCTCTCAGCTGACCAATCAGACGATACAGAGCCAGGAAGTGCTCGCCAGCGACAGTGAGGATGAGAAACAGGAGGAGTGA
- the LOC140540753 gene encoding LOW QUALITY PROTEIN: uncharacterized protein (The sequence of the model RefSeq protein was modified relative to this genomic sequence to represent the inferred CDS: inserted 6 bases in 6 codons; deleted 4 bases in 3 codons), which produces MLTAFGSAHKTCEPVFHFQNGHVDPVSDTQTLLQSMLQRLKLQIPAERTHTHEQAPSPALRPDDGSGENPIVYQFGDSIDAKQQESVPSXWKRLDSPWSLHSSNEPLSKTSAEDHNSGTSAATPNNDDLPRWEKRQLKFSPRKVNDDNCSVSSSNTTEYTLTPSPRPSVPPPTPPVPGRKTSGERSSLSSVWTEGVXDTRRDDMNVEDKMTLTRASRTSKRKWGNSXQKRWTQKVKERWKEXHKKERATKQKEEPKVVAKSNHCPTPTNPYHSDENSTTTALTEVDTINQHQSINSGPXEAPPSPLDPMSETLFSFGSFNLMEEIFTGEEWAKFFQSSTSSQPELTCINQEQAIDSQSSVSQSHQGQQTIGNLRDYRWTTAYDLRMTPSQINSESFQQEMDISDHPYSQTKASDFSLPFSQTFELLKDQSDXFGLGLDQPQSMDLSLDQSENDKQPKYQPQLLDIYQNCQPKATEGSVQQLASSEQNLKQSQLPEPDRTQPESVHEDVIPLLDLSYLQPTDNGMQGSLSRKRGHCTLSRSPSDRGNSENRELDKGKDNAVMPSCPLPSSKPSPASSVSSLQYSISQDSESSASTETVVKRRRLEKTRRVHFAEEVIFIPPLILYEDEGDINDDNYDDENYGDGDGDDNDTEEDDDDGEDNCHEEPQSRPSLSNWIVALKTKTKRKAKFKLPQMASTPHKVQKLKSFIDLKK; this is translated from the exons ATGTTGACGGCTTTTGGGAGTGCGCATAAAACATGTGAGCCAGTCTTTCACTTTCAAAATGGCCATGTCGACCCTGTTTCCGACACTCAGACTTTGCTGCAGTCAATGCTTCAAAGGCTTAAACTCCAAATCCCTGCtgaaaggacacacacacatgagcaAGCACCTTCTCCAGCACTAAGACCTGATGACGGGTCTGGAGAAAATCCAATAGTGTACCAGTTTGGCGATTCCATCGACGCCAAGCAGCAGGAAAGCGTTCCCT ATTGGAAACGACTGGACAGTCCATGGAGTCTCCATTCATCTAATGAACCTctctccaaaacatctgctGAAGATCATAATTCTGGGACTTCAGCTGCAACACCAAATAATGATGACTTGCCCAGATGGGAGAAAAGGCAGCTCAAATTTTCTCCAAGGAAGGTGAATGATGACAACTGTAGTGTATCATCCTCAAACACAACAGAATACACCCTTACC CCATCCCCCAGGCCTTCAGTCCCGCCACCCACACCACCTGTCCCAGGCAGAAAAACATCAGGGGAGCGCAGCAGTCTCAGTAGTGTGTGGACTGAAGGTG GGGATACGAGAAGGGATGACATGAATGTTGAAGACAAAATGACACTGACACGTGCATCAAGGACGAGTAAGAGGAAATGGGGCAATT GACAGAAGAGATGGACCCAGAAGGTGAAGGAAAGATGGAAGG AGCACAAGAAAGAAAGAGCTACCAAACAGAAAGAAGAACCAAAAGTAGTGGCTAAA AGCAACCACTGTCCAACGCCAACCAACCCCTATCACTCAGATGAAAACTCCACCACCACTGCGCTTACTGAGGTGGACACAATCAACCAGCACCAGTCGATCAACAGTGGGC ACGAAGCCCCTCCCAGCCCACTTGATCCCATGAG TGAAACCTTATTTTCATTTGGATCTTTCAATCTCATGGAGGAGATTTTCACTGGTGAGGAGTGGGCCAAGTTCTTCCAGTCCAGTACCagcagccagccagagttgacCTGCATCAACCAAGAGCAAGCGATAGAC TCACAAAGCAGTGTTAGCCAATCACATCAAGGGCAGCAAACCATAGGAAACCTGCGGGATTACAGATGGACCACTGCCTACGATCTGAGAATGACTCCATCACAAATAAACTCTGAAAGTTTTCAGCAAGAAATGGACATCTCTGATCACCCCTACAGCCAAACAAAGGCTTCGGATTTCAGTCTACCTTTCTCTCAAACCTTCGAGTTACTCAAGGACCAATCAG CTTTTGGCTTAGGTTTAGACCAGCCCCAGAGCATGGATCTGAGTCTCGACCAATCGGAAAATGACAAACAACCAAAATACCAACCGCAGTTATTGGACATTTATCAAAACTGTCAGCCAAAGGCAACAGAAGGAAGTGTTCAGCAGTTGGCGTCCAGTGAACAAAATCTCAAGCAGTCACAACTGCCTGAGCCAGACCGTACACAACCTGAAAGTGTGCATGAAGACGTTATCCCCCTTTTGGATTTGTCATATCTTCAG CCAACGGACAACGGGATGCAAGGGAGTCTGAGCCGTAAGAGAGGCCACTGCACACTGAGTAGAAGCCCCAGTGACCGAGGAAATTCAGAGAATAGAGAGTTAGACAAAGGGAAGGATAATGCTGTAATGCCTTCCTGTCCTCTA CCCAGCTCCAAGCCTTCTCCAGCATCCTCCGTCTCTTCTCTACAATACTCCATTTCCCAGGATTCAGAGTCGTCTGCGTCTACAGAAACTGTAGTCAAAAGG AGGAGACTGGAGAAAACCCGCCGTGTGCATTTTGCGGAGGAAGTGATCTTTATACCCCCCCTCATTCTGTATGAAGATGAGGGCGACATCAACGATGATAATTATGATGATGAAAAttatggtgatggtgatggtgatgataatgaCACTGAAGAAGATGACGATGACGGTGAAGACAACTGTCATGAAGAGCCCCAGTCTCGCCCATCCCTTTCTAACTGGATTGTGGCACTCAAGACCAAGACTAAGAGGAAGGCCAAGTTTAAGCTCCCACAAATGGCGAGCACGCCCCACAAAGTTCAAAAGCTCAAAAGTTTCATTGATCTGAAAAAGTAG
- the ssrp1a gene encoding FACT complex subunit SSRP1a: MGDTLEFNEIYQEVKGCWNDGRLRFSKQSVVYKSNKTGKVDSISAPDLSLAQWRRVCLGHGIKLATSNGHVYKYDGFKDSDYEKISAFFKANYKVELSEKDMSVKGWNWGTAKFSGPLLSFDINDSPAFEIPLASVSQCTTGKNEVTVEFHQNDDAEVSLMEVRFYVPPSTGDDGTDPVEVFSQNVLSRADIIQATGDAVCIFKELQCLTPRGRYDIRIYPTFLHLHGKTFDYKIPYTTVLRLFLLPHKDQRQMFFVISLDPPIKQGQTRYHFLILLFSKDEDVSLTLNMNEEEVERRFEGKLNKNMSGSLYEMVSRVMKALVNRKITVPGNFQGHSGAQCITCSYKASSGLLYPLERGFIYVHKPPVHLRFEEISCVNFARGTTTTRSFDFEIETKQGNQYTFSSIEREEYGKLFDFVNAKKLSIKNRGLREDMKTKEGYSDSDEDEHDAYLERMKEEGKIREEGDESESDTDESFNPGEEEDDVAEEYDSNASASDSEAEDGDSEDEVKKKKVEKKPKKAPKEKKERKPRKEKKAKDSGAPKRPMSAYMLWLNSSRERIKSENPGISITEISKKAGELWKQIDKSSREEWDKKAEEAKKQYDKAMKEYRESGGGGGGASSSAVKEKKKKGGKADAKKRKSGGEKEREKSVNDSFKSKEFISSEESSSESDHGKSKSKKRKSDDDEDDEEVVSTPPSSEEESGSD; this comes from the exons ATGGGAGACACACTGGAGTTCAACGAGATTTATCAAGAAGTCAAAGGCTGCTGG aatgatggacgcTTGAGGTTCAGCAAACAGTCTGTGGTCTACAAAAGCAACAAGACTGGGAAGGTGGACAGCATTTCTGCTCCTGATCTGTCACTCGCCCAGTGGCGTCGCGTCTGTCTCGGGCATGGGATCAAACTGGCCACTAGCAACGGACATGTCTACAAATATGACGGCTTTAAAGACTCT GACTATGAGAAAATCTCAGCCTTTTTCAAGGCGAACTACAAGGTCGAGCTGTCTGAAAAGGATATGAGTGTGAAAGGCTGGAACTGGGGCACGGCCAAATTCTcag ggccATTGTTATCATTCGACATTAACGACAGTCCTGCTTTCGAGATCCCCCTGGCCAGCGTGTCCCAGTGCACCACGGGAAAAAACGAGGTCACAGTGGAGTTCCACCAGAACGATGATGCAGAGGTATCGCTCATGGAAGTGCGCTTCTATGTCCCGCCCTCCACCGGAGATGACGGCACAGACCCTGTGGAG GTGTTTTCCCAGAATGTCCTCTCACGAGCAGATATTATCCAGGCTACCGGTGATGCCGTGTGTATCTTCAAAGAGCTGCAGTGCCTTACACCAAGAGGAAG GTATGATATTCGCATCTACCCCACCTTCCTGCACCTGCACGGTAAGACATTTGACTACAAGATCCCCTACACCACTGTCCTTCGCCTCTTTCTGCTGCCGCACAAGGACCAGAGGCAGATGTTCTTTGTG aTCAGCTTGGACCCGCCTATTAAGCAGGGTCAGACCCGCTATCATTTCCTCATTCTCCTCTTTTCCAAAGATGAAGATGTCAGCCTCACCCTCAACATGAACGA gGAGGAGGTGGAGCGGCGCtttgagggaaagctgaataAGAACATGTCTGGCTCTCTCTATGAAATGGTCAGCAGGGTCATGAAGGCTCTGGTCAACAGAAAGATCACAGTGCCTGGAAACTTCCAGGG tcATTCAGGGGCTCAGTGTATCACATGCTCATATAAGGCCAGCTCAGGACTGCTGTACCCTCTGGAGAGGGGCTTTATCTATGTGCACAAGCCCCCCGTGCACCTGCGCTTCGAGGAAATCTCCTGTGTGAACTTTGCTCGAGGCACCACCACCACTCGTTCCTTTGACTTCGAGATCGAGACCAAGCAGGGCAACCAGTACACCTTCAGCAGCATCGAGAG ggaagaatACGGCaagctgtttgactttgttaATGCCAAGAAACTGAGCATCAAGAACCGAGGATTAAGAGAG gATATGAAGACAAAGGAAGGTTACAGTGATTCGGATGAAGACGAGCATGATGCTTATCTGGAGAGGATGAAGGAGGAGGGCAAGATCAGAGAGGAGGGTGACGAATCCGAGAGTGATACCG ATGAGTCCTTCAATcctggagaggaggaggatgatgttGCTGAGGA GTATGACAGTAATGCCTCAGCAAGTGACAGTGAGGCTGAAGATGGTGACAGTGAGGATGaagtaaagaagaaaaaggttgAAAAGAAGCCTAAGAAAGCACctaaggagaagaaggagaggaagCCACGCAAAGAG AAAAAGGCGAAGGATTCAGGAGCCCCGAAGAGGCCAATGAGCGCCTACATGCTGTGGCTGAACTCAAGTCGAGAACGCATCAAGTCTGAGAATCCTGGAATCTCTATCACCGAAATCTCCAAGAAAGCAGGAGAGCTGTGGAAACAGATCGATAAAAGCAGCAGAGAG GAGTGGGACAAGAAGGCAGAGGAGGCTAAAAAACAGTATGACAAAGCAATGAAGGAATATAGGGAgtctggaggaggaggtggaggagcctCATCTTCTGCTGTCAA ggagaagaaaaagaaaggtgGCAAAGCGGACGCAAAGAAAAGGAAGAGTGGAGGAGAGAAGGAGCGGGAGAAGAGTGTAAATGACAGCTTTAAGAGCAAAGAATTCATCTCCAGTGAGGAGAGCTCATCTGAGTCAGACCATGGGAAGAGCAAAAGCAAAAAGCGCAAG tctgatgatgatgaagacgaTGAGGAGGTTGTCTCTACACCACCAAGCTCCGAGGAGGAGTCTGGATCTGACTGA